The sequence AGCTAAGTATCGCCCCCGATACTAAGTATCGGTACCGGTACTTAAAGGTTCCCAAAACGATGCATGCAGATTATAATAATTTCGGTGCATCATTTGGTTGAGCGAATCGAAGGGAAAATTAAAATATCATGCCGAAAGAATTCAAAGTGGTGAGGACATGGAGCGGGTAAGCGATGCCAACGTGCGTTACGTTATGGAAGAGCTTGAGCGTTTAAAGGTGGAAATCCAGCGTCTTGAGGCTATGCTGGTTCCCATTGTAAGGGGCGAACTCTCCAAGGAAGAACTTGGGGAGATAGAGAGGGAGGCAAGGGATTTCAAGGAAGAGGACTGGATTGACACGGACGAGCTTAAGCGGATTCTGTGCGGTTTTACACTGTAGGATTAAGAAAAGAGAAGATGCATAAAAATCATACAAATAGCTCAGTGAATCTTGTACCTCAGAAACGCTCCAAGCCCGCCAAAGGCCTTGTAGAACTGCTGGCCCTCTTCTGTATCGAGGGAAATGATTTCAACGTTCGAGCCAGCCTCTTCCGCCATCTTGATGAGCTCCTCGGCAACATCCCACTTCTCGAAGGTTATGTTTTGACTTCCACATTTGGGGCAGTGGGTCAGCTTTTTCTTATAAACGTGGAACTCCCCCTCACTCATTGTCTTCTCCTCGCTCCAGCCGCAGTTGTTGCACTTGGCCCTGACGCGAACCTTGTCGTAGCCCTCGCTGATGAGGAGGGTGTCAACGGCCCCAAGCTCAAGGGCCTGACGGACTTCCTTCTCACCGTAGGTTATCATCCCCGTGTCCTTGACGAGGTGCCTGAAAAAGTCCTGTATGAGCTTCCTCTCCTTCACCGCCTCGTGGTCCCTGAGGATGTCGCTGGCCTTTTCGACGAGCTCCCTCAGACCGTACTCGCCGTGGTAGCTTATGTCAACGACGCCTATTACCTTCTTCCTCAGCTCGTGGTGGAGGTAATCACCTTCGACGAACTCCTCCTTGGTAGGCCCGGGACCGCCGATGATGATACCCCTCAGCTCGCCCTTCTCAAGGAGCGGGAGAAAGGCCTTGTTGGCGTGCTCGCCGATGCGCTTCATGAACTCGTGCGTTTCCTGCTCGCGAATCCTCTCGTAACGCCTCGCCGACTGACCTCCGGCGCGGGTCTTTCCGGGGACGTTTGAGGTCAGCTCTTCTATGACCTCTATCCTCTTGCCCCTCAGGAGGCCTATAGTCGCCTCGTTCTTCTCGACGGTTATGAGGCCGTAGGCGTCCTTAACGCGGAGCATCTCCTCGAGCGGTTCGGTAACGAAGGTCTGGTCACATCGATAAAGGCGGACCTTGAGCGGTTCCGGCGGGACTATGGCCCAGAGCCTTATGTCGCTGACCCCCTCCTGCTCGCTGACGTTGCCGACGAACAAAGCGAGGCCGTTCTCCGGGGTCTTTCGATAGAGCTTGAGGTGCTGCATTGCCCTTTCGAGGGCACCGAGAACGTTCTTTCGGGTGGATTTGCTCTTGATGTTCTGAGCCGTTCCGTACTCCTCTCGCAACTGCTGCATGACCTTGTTTATGTCATATCCCGCCGGGATGTAAAGGCTTACAAGCTCGGTTGCGCGGCCTCGATAGCTTTTGAGTTCTTCAACCTTCTTTTTG is a genomic window of Thermococcus guaymasensis DSM 11113 containing:
- a CDS encoding DUF5646 family protein; translated protein: MERVSDANVRYVMEELERLKVEIQRLEAMLVPIVRGELSKEELGEIEREARDFKEEDWIDTDELKRILCGFTL
- the prf1 gene encoding peptide chain release factor aRF-1 gives rise to the protein MSHKSAEMYELKKKVEELKSYRGRATELVSLYIPAGYDINKVMQQLREEYGTAQNIKSKSTRKNVLGALERAMQHLKLYRKTPENGLALFVGNVSEQEGVSDIRLWAIVPPEPLKVRLYRCDQTFVTEPLEEMLRVKDAYGLITVEKNEATIGLLRGKRIEVIEELTSNVPGKTRAGGQSARRYERIREQETHEFMKRIGEHANKAFLPLLEKGELRGIIIGGPGPTKEEFVEGDYLHHELRKKVIGVVDISYHGEYGLRELVEKASDILRDHEAVKERKLIQDFFRHLVKDTGMITYGEKEVRQALELGAVDTLLISEGYDKVRVRAKCNNCGWSEEKTMSEGEFHVYKKKLTHCPKCGSQNITFEKWDVAEELIKMAEEAGSNVEIISLDTEEGQQFYKAFGGLGAFLRYKIH